Below is a genomic region from Drosophila albomicans strain 15112-1751.03 chromosome 2R, ASM965048v2, whole genome shotgun sequence.
CGAAATGTGTTTACAatccaacaaaaatacaaagcTTTTTAACACGTATTATGTATATTAGGCAAGGCGAAATCAATTTGATTAATCGCTttttgaaacaaaaaagagttgTCGACTAGCAATTATCAaagtaatattataatttccaCATGCCTTGTTCATAAATTAGGTCTCGCCCATTCTATCGATTTCGCTAACAGATATTTAAGGCCGCTTAAGGGAGGCcaatcaaaaatgtatagTAGGAAGCTTATcgacaattatttaatataagagCATAGGCAATtacttttctttaatattcaaatattttaatcttgCTTTAGCTAACCATATACAgctttgcaatgcaaaaacaGTATTAGAGGTAACAAACTTAATCAGAATATTAATGAGAGTAGAGTGTGTCAATTGTTGATATCgaaataacaaattgcaagcaaaaataataagtaaagtCATTAAGGACTGCAATATCCacttttaatatacaattttttgacattataaatactaattcttagcaaatggaaaaataGCATTTTGTTGTTCGAGAAAGATATAcactattaaaataaacaaaagaccAGCCAACAGTtaatcgtcgtcatcatcatcggatAGCAAGTCGGATAAGCTCAAGTCTGAAGACCGTTTCTCGAGATTTTCAGAATCTCTGGATCGACCCGGCGTAACAATCGGTAGAGCGTACATTCTGAGAAACATTGAGACTGTATCACGAAAATCCTGTTCTGAGCGCTTCATTATTGCAGCCGCATGATGATTGAGAGGATCATGCGGATTCGGATGTCGCAATAATTGGggcaaaaatgtttcaaatatattaaccAAGTCATAATTGGCAGACCATGCCTGCTTGAAGACATTCATGCACACCAGTCCGGTGGTAAATTCAATGTTCGGGTGCAGAATCTTTGTAACGAAACGCAAGCGAGGCGCCTTCAGCGGATACTCCTGTGGCATGGCGACATTAACGATCCATATGCCGCCCTCATAGGCACTGCCCATGGGACCCACGAAACTCACATCTAAATTAGTCATGTCATCGTCAATGACTGTTTGATACCCCGCAGCCAACAGCCGGTTCACGTCCCGGTTCAATCGGCGTCCAGCCATCGGCGAGGTTGTGTTCACGACTAAATTGGCCATTTGGTCTCCTGTTAATTCAAGTGTGTCTCCGAATCGGAACTACTGAGATTTTGCGTGCATTCGTCTGTTCCCAGCGGTACCTTCAAAAGCATTCATCTGCCGAAGAGTCAATAACCGTAATTATTCAAAggctttttattttcctcATTTGGAAATCGACAACGACCAAAGAAAAacgagtaaataaatatatacaaaaataaatttaagccaaataaatacttacgaataaaagaaacagaaattTTGTTAATGCATTACTATTtgattcaaattattatatccATGCCTACTTTTAACAATCGGTTCAAACGATCTCTTCTATCACATCTGAAAGCTAAGCATTTCCATTGTGTTTGTGGCTTATTTATGTTCCTGGGTCTTATCCAAGTTTGGCGCATTGcgcacaaaaaacacaaataaataacagtGCTTGATATATGCAATATCGATGCAAATATACCCTATACATGGAATTGAAAGTGCATTCTGAGCTAGACAAACTTTTATCTAACACagagtaaaaatataaaatagcaGAAGGATGTaaggcatattttgaatattaaaaaagggTTTAGTGTTATTTACCTTTAACTGCTATAATGATTTTCATCAGTATTAGTATTTGTTAATTATAGggtatataaaacattttggcACCAGGCCGAAAATAATATTCGTTAATTGCGCGTGGGTCAgatgcaaatttttggcagCGCTGCCAATTACTTGTCATTTTCTCAGGGTCAGTAGAGTAAATATTTGGGGCCTTGTAAATTTCGGAATGACAGTGTCTGATTGGTTTAAAGTCGAACTTGTGAATGCCTGCAGTAAGTCTCCGATAAAGGATTGTCCAGTGTATTAAAGTTAAATGGACTTTAAAAAAGTGCTGCAAATCGCTGCCATAGCAAACAGATATACCGAATATGTACGAGTGTATCTAGTAGATACTATCAACGTGCACACATTGCATACATAACTTTTCTATGCTATTTGTAGCTTTATCTATATGTATGCTCTCCTGTAACTGCTGTGTGGGTGAGGGTGTTGTCAACTACAATATCAAGTGAAACAATGGTAAATAACGActagaaaattgcaaaaaatgtcAACGATGTTTCGTTCATTGCTCAAATTCTTGCCCCTGACGCGCCATTTTTGTGTCCATTCCTCAAACTCCCCTTCAACTgactctctgtctgtctgactctctctctatctctctcctctcttttTCTGGTTTACTCTTTCCCGCTCCTTTACTCACTCATACTCTATGAgtttctgtctgtgtgtctggaATGCGCATTGTTGCAGTTTTCACAGTTGAGTGCGTTCATTGTTTTCGCTGTCATCGCTCCGCGTTTACAATGAATAATTAGAATTCGTTGAAGGTTTTCACTTAAACACCTCGTTTGTCGTTAGCTCGAATGGGTATATATCACTATATTATGAAGTTTCAAACGGTTGatacaattgaaatgtattttccGTTGTTTTTTTAAAGGAAATTGTCAACTGAGAATTATCGAAATTTATCATTAAacttcaaatgcattttaatttgatt
It encodes:
- the LOC127566102 gene encoding ubiquitin-conjugating enzyme E2 H; translated protein: MANLVVNTTSPMAGRRLNRDVNRLLAAGYQTVIDDDMTNLDVSFVGPMGSAYEGGIWIVNVAMPQEYPLKAPRLRFVTKILHPNIEFTTGLVCMNVFKQAWSANYDLVNIFETFLPQLLRHPNPHDPLNHHAAAIMKRSEQDFRDTVSMFLRMYALPIVTPGRSRDSENLEKRSSDLSLSDLLSDDDDDD